In a genomic window of Saccharothrix sp. HUAS TT1:
- a CDS encoding MOSC domain-containing protein, whose translation MATVSALVSYPVKGCGGVAVERAEVTTTGLPDDRLFAPVGPDGGIVWQGEAPRLAAVRARLLDSGAKLALSAPGAGELVLDVTEDGPGRPVAVEKWPGSGVDQGDEVAGWLSDAIRKPVRLVREPARANRARGGSDPTALLVLSLSTLEDLNARIAARGAEPVPMDRFRPNVVISGWPEPHTEDRVARMAVGGVEVGFGERAIRCAVTLVDQTTGVRVGPEPLRTLADYRREPGGVSFGLKAAVLAPGHVAVGDEVTVTAWR comes from the coding sequence GTGGCAACTGTTTCCGCGCTCGTGTCGTACCCGGTCAAGGGTTGTGGCGGGGTCGCCGTGGAACGGGCCGAGGTCACCACGACCGGCCTGCCCGACGACCGGCTGTTCGCGCCGGTCGGGCCGGACGGCGGGATCGTCTGGCAGGGCGAGGCGCCCCGGCTGGCCGCGGTCCGGGCGCGGTTGCTGGACTCGGGGGCGAAGCTGGCGCTGAGCGCGCCCGGCGCCGGTGAGCTGGTGCTGGACGTGACCGAGGACGGGCCGGGCCGACCGGTGGCGGTGGAGAAGTGGCCGGGGTCCGGGGTCGACCAGGGCGACGAGGTGGCGGGGTGGCTGTCCGACGCGATCCGCAAGCCCGTTCGCCTGGTCCGCGAGCCCGCGCGGGCGAACCGGGCCCGCGGCGGGTCCGACCCGACCGCGCTGCTGGTCCTCTCGCTGTCCACGCTGGAAGACCTGAACGCGCGGATCGCGGCGCGCGGCGCGGAGCCGGTGCCGATGGACCGGTTCCGGCCCAACGTCGTGATCAGCGGCTGGCCCGAGCCGCACACCGAGGACCGGGTGGCCCGGATGGCGGTCGGCGGCGTCGAGGTCGGCTTCGGCGAGCGGGCCATCCGCTGCGCGGTCACCCTGGTGGACCAGACGACCGGGGTGCGCGTCGGCCCGGAGCCGCTGCGCACCCTGGCCGACTACCGCCGCGAACCCGGCGGCGTGAGCTTCGGCCTGAAGGCGGCCGTGCTCGCCCCCGGCCACGTCGCCGTGGGCGACGAGGTCACCGTCACCGCGTGGCGGTGA
- a CDS encoding S-(hydroxymethyl)mycothiol dehydrogenase, which translates to MAQTVRGVVARGKGAPVEVVDVVVPDPGPGEAVVRVQACGVCHTDLHYREGGINDEFPFLLGHEAAGVVEQVGEGVTDVAPGDFVVLNWRAVCGACRACRKGKPWYCFNTHNASQPMTLADGTPLSPALGIGAFAEKTLVHAGQCTKVDPNASPAVAGLLGCGVMAGFGAAVNTGNVGRGDSVAVIGCGGVGSAAVAGARIAGATTIIAIDLDPRKLEWARGLGATHTVDAGSDDVVARVKELTGGFGADVVIDAVGRPETWQQAFYARDLAGTVVLVGVPTPEMRLEMPLIDLFSHGGALKSSWYGDCLPSRDFPYLIDLHRQGRLDLDAFVTETIALDQVEGAFAKMHHGDVLRSVVLF; encoded by the coding sequence GTGGCTCAGACGGTTCGCGGTGTGGTGGCCAGGGGCAAGGGCGCCCCGGTCGAGGTGGTGGACGTGGTCGTCCCCGACCCCGGACCGGGCGAGGCGGTGGTGCGGGTGCAGGCGTGCGGCGTGTGCCACACCGACCTGCACTACCGGGAGGGCGGCATCAACGACGAGTTCCCGTTCCTGCTCGGCCACGAGGCCGCCGGGGTCGTGGAGCAGGTCGGCGAGGGCGTCACCGACGTCGCGCCGGGCGACTTCGTGGTGCTGAACTGGCGCGCCGTGTGCGGCGCCTGCCGGGCCTGCCGCAAGGGCAAGCCCTGGTACTGCTTCAACACCCACAACGCGTCCCAGCCCATGACGCTCGCCGACGGCACGCCGCTCTCGCCCGCGCTGGGCATCGGCGCGTTCGCCGAGAAGACCCTCGTGCACGCGGGCCAGTGCACCAAGGTCGACCCGAACGCCTCCCCCGCCGTCGCCGGGCTGCTCGGCTGCGGCGTGATGGCCGGTTTCGGGGCCGCGGTCAACACGGGCAACGTCGGTCGCGGCGACAGCGTCGCCGTCATCGGCTGCGGCGGCGTCGGCTCGGCGGCCGTCGCGGGCGCGCGGATCGCCGGCGCGACCACGATCATCGCGATCGACCTCGACCCGCGGAAGCTGGAGTGGGCCCGCGGCCTGGGCGCGACGCACACCGTGGACGCCGGGTCCGACGACGTGGTCGCCAGGGTGAAGGAGCTGACCGGCGGTTTCGGCGCCGACGTCGTGATCGACGCGGTGGGCCGGCCGGAGACCTGGCAGCAGGCGTTCTACGCCCGCGACCTGGCCGGCACCGTCGTGCTGGTCGGCGTGCCGACCCCGGAGATGCGGCTGGAGATGCCGCTGATCGACCTGTTCTCGCACGGCGGCGCGCTCAAGTCCTCCTGGTACGGCGACTGCCTGCCGTCCCGCGACTTCCCGTACCTGATCGACCTGCACCGGCAGGGCCGGCTGGACCTCGACGCGTTCGTCACCGAGACCATCGCGCTCGACCAGGTCGAGGGGGCGTTCGCCAAGATGCACCACGGCGACGTGCTGCGCTCGGTGGTGCTGTTCTGA
- a CDS encoding MBL fold metallo-hydrolase, with protein sequence MARVDHTTTSGTFSLDGQTFDVDNNVWVIGDDAECVVIDAPHDVDAILEVVAGRAVRAILATHAHDDHVRVAPALADATGAPVLLHPDDLVLWDLTHPDREPDGELADGQVVEVAGTELHVLHTPGHAPGACCFHVPDLNAVFTGDTLFQGGPGATGRSHSDHGTIVRSITTRLLVLPPDTVVHTGHGADTTIGAEAAALR encoded by the coding sequence ATGGCCCGCGTCGACCACACCACGACCAGCGGCACGTTCAGCCTCGACGGGCAGACCTTCGACGTCGACAACAACGTCTGGGTGATCGGCGACGACGCCGAGTGCGTCGTCATCGACGCGCCCCACGACGTCGACGCCATCCTGGAGGTCGTGGCGGGCCGCGCGGTGCGGGCGATCCTCGCCACCCACGCCCACGACGACCACGTCCGCGTCGCGCCCGCCCTGGCCGACGCCACCGGCGCGCCCGTCCTGCTGCACCCCGACGACCTGGTGCTGTGGGACCTCACCCACCCCGACCGCGAGCCGGACGGCGAGCTGGCCGACGGGCAGGTGGTCGAGGTCGCGGGCACGGAGCTGCACGTCCTGCACACACCGGGCCACGCCCCCGGCGCGTGCTGCTTCCACGTCCCGGACCTCAACGCGGTGTTCACCGGCGACACCCTGTTCCAGGGCGGCCCCGGCGCCACCGGCCGGTCCCACTCCGACCACGGGACCATCGTCCGCTCGATCACCACGCGGCTGCTGGTCCTGCCGCCCGACACCGTCGTCCACACCGGCCACGGCGCGGACACCACGATCGGGGCCGAGGCAGCGGCCCTCCGCTGA
- a CDS encoding DUF6204 family protein, whose amino-acid sequence MVEHTYRVMVRGRFTDLDDAGRARLLAEVERHGVLTNGFSERGALSYDKSLDFFSFRVQLRAEVEATDRAVCDRALALASRAVEEFGVDFRDMRASATDVDLIKVRRPR is encoded by the coding sequence GTGGTGGAGCACACCTACCGGGTCATGGTGCGCGGCAGGTTCACCGACCTCGACGACGCCGGCCGCGCGCGGCTGCTGGCCGAGGTCGAGCGGCACGGGGTGCTCACCAACGGCTTCTCCGAGCGGGGCGCGCTGTCCTACGACAAGTCCTTGGACTTCTTCAGCTTCCGCGTGCAGCTGCGCGCCGAGGTGGAGGCCACCGACCGGGCCGTGTGCGACCGCGCGCTGGCCCTCGCGTCCCGCGCCGTCGAGGAGTTCGGCGTGGACTTCCGCGACATGCGCGCCTCCGCCACCGACGTGGACCTGATCAAGGTCCGCCGCCCCCGGTAG